The following are encoded together in the Mesoterricola sediminis genome:
- the mtnA gene encoding S-methyl-5-thioribose-1-phosphate isomerase gives MNPMTSLALRYDGRRLLILDQTRLPREEAWVDGGDPDAMVGHIRRLAVRGAPLIGVAAALALAVFAESGADESSLRQAAASLRAARPTAVNLMWAMDRMAERIPLGAPALAAEAEAIFREDVALCEAMARHGVSLLGAGEAVLTHCNSGALATVGVGTALGVILRAWEAGKVRHVYVDETRPLLQGARLTAWELARAGVPHTLLTDSMAAILLRDGRIDRVLVGADRVAANGDFANKVGTYGLAVQCRFHGVPFHPVAPWSTVDLACPAGAGIPIEMRDAAEVRGQGGRAWAADDTPAFNPSFDVTPAALVTSLVTDRGVATAADLQAGILARLG, from the coding sequence CTACGACGGGCGCAGGCTCCTCATCCTGGACCAGACCCGCCTCCCCCGGGAGGAAGCCTGGGTGGACGGCGGCGACCCCGACGCCATGGTGGGGCACATCCGCCGGCTGGCCGTCCGAGGCGCCCCCCTGATCGGCGTCGCCGCCGCCCTGGCCCTGGCGGTCTTCGCGGAGTCGGGTGCGGACGAATCGTCGCTCCGCCAGGCGGCCGCTTCCCTCCGGGCGGCGCGCCCCACCGCCGTCAACCTCATGTGGGCCATGGACCGCATGGCGGAGCGCATCCCCCTGGGCGCCCCGGCCCTGGCCGCCGAGGCCGAGGCGATCTTCCGGGAGGACGTGGCCCTCTGCGAGGCCATGGCCCGCCACGGGGTGTCCCTCCTGGGCGCCGGGGAGGCCGTCCTCACCCACTGCAACTCGGGGGCCCTCGCGACCGTGGGGGTGGGGACGGCCCTGGGCGTGATCCTCCGGGCCTGGGAGGCCGGCAAGGTCCGCCACGTCTACGTGGACGAGACCCGGCCCCTGCTCCAGGGGGCGCGCCTCACCGCGTGGGAGCTGGCCCGGGCCGGCGTGCCCCACACGCTCCTCACCGATTCCATGGCCGCCATCCTCCTCCGGGACGGGCGCATCGACCGGGTCCTGGTGGGCGCCGACCGGGTCGCCGCCAACGGCGACTTCGCCAACAAGGTCGGCACCTACGGCCTGGCGGTGCAGTGCCGCTTCCACGGGGTCCCCTTCCATCCCGTCGCCCCCTGGTCCACGGTGGACCTGGCCTGCCCCGCCGGGGCCGGGATCCCCATCGAGATGCGGGACGCGGCCGAGGTGAGGGGGCAGGGCGGCCGCGCCTGGGCCGCCGATGACACCCCCGCCTTCAACCCCTCCTTCGACGTGACCCCTGCGGCCCTGGTGACGAGCCTCGTCACGGACCGGGGCGTGGCGACCGCCGCCGACCTCCAGGCCGGCATCCTGGCCCGCCTCGGCTGA